A portion of the Prosthecobacter fusiformis genome contains these proteins:
- the gmk gene encoding guanylate kinase: MNLSSPRLGLLVVVSGPSGTGKTTLCRKVCDGEKGVFSVSCTTRAPRPGEEHGKDYFFLEEEDFLARVDRGEFFEYARVHNRWYGTLKSYVYDYLRRGVDVFMDIDVQGAVQVRGCDDELVERCLTDIFVMPPSMEELRQRLSGRNTESAEAFELRMLNAEAELQHWSNYRYCLVSDTRESDEQRFRALLEGEKMRTSLVI; encoded by the coding sequence ATGAATCTTTCGTCTCCGCGCCTGGGTCTGCTCGTCGTTGTTTCCGGTCCATCCGGCACGGGGAAAACGACGCTGTGCAGGAAGGTGTGCGATGGGGAAAAGGGTGTGTTTTCCGTCTCCTGTACGACGCGTGCGCCAAGGCCGGGGGAGGAGCATGGAAAAGATTACTTTTTCCTGGAGGAAGAGGATTTCCTGGCCCGGGTGGACCGGGGAGAATTCTTCGAATACGCGCGGGTGCATAACCGGTGGTATGGGACGCTGAAGAGCTATGTCTATGATTACCTGCGGCGGGGGGTGGATGTCTTTATGGACATCGATGTCCAGGGGGCAGTGCAGGTACGCGGCTGTGACGATGAGCTGGTGGAGCGCTGTCTGACGGACATTTTTGTGATGCCGCCGAGCATGGAGGAACTGCGCCAGCGCCTGAGCGGGAGGAATACGGAAAGTGCGGAGGCGTTTGAACTGCGGATGCTGAATGCGGAGGCGGAGTTGCAGCATTGGAGTAACTACCGCTACTGCCTGGTGAGCGATACGCGTGAGAGTGATGAACAGCGTTTCCGTGCGCTGCTGGAGGGGGAGAAGATGAGGACGAGCCTGGTGATCTGA